In a single window of the Salmo trutta chromosome 21, fSalTru1.1, whole genome shotgun sequence genome:
- the LOC115156812 gene encoding histone deacetylase complex subunit SAP130 isoform X2, translated as MEISDHTSKLSSVSEDEFSTISTTGNTSWYGTKPDSWRKHCVAIWWSTKHGGADDSNRDPHPDHGPRDHPNSGGGASTFRDDKQETVVVRPYPQAQVHGPPQGHPTTAGHLSLQQGMPVTVSAPPPHIPQGLPLAFTEGPMKPALKSPMAGRVIAPAPANTQGHITLPPKVPSHVTATMESTVPQTAGIPVATISGQQGNPSNLHHHLMTTNVQIIRSHAPPLQLGSPGAPQHTFTSHLPRGAAAAAVMSSSKGPTVLRPATGPSGGTGPPTVQHIIHQPIQSRPVVTTSTAVMPTVVAPLTATRPQSPVVSSATHSAEMVHGRPGLNIHPPSATLSIQRQPPSRDNPTRITLPSHPAIGGQKPQLPHTMAQKPIFSNVTPVAAATVAPILATNTAPSPSTTGSGPHPQMTNSNIVTMTMTSHSSHATAVTTSNIPVAKVVPQPIAHTSPRIQPEYPGERGNLIPISGHRSSPNPITMEPRNDNRQSVPVQFQYFLPTYPSSPFPLTHTYTPITSSVSTIRQYPVTPQAPSGTAMQTQTSVGVASAVHLNPMQLMTVDRIAQINTQNIQPAGMATQGIQPTTISAQGLHAATGQITAQNIQPAPINPQQPANENKTSIVLADGTTLVTNPKGQTFGSSQPPTSVGQTHPQNTGPGAPTLVSSPRPSILRKKPANEGSAVRKNLIPEANSPRIDGGIRHASGFPRPAGVKHKPDLHVSLAPPVMSSSMEALPSHQTNEHPQHPGAPPHQQPSQPIQTLLSVSAPPHSQPGPALSAITPPILSMANVVVPPTQSAASSTAACGISSTLPEIKIKQEVEAMDTSKPGPPMPHGGAPLLPMMPSGDVTPGASPRKKPRKQQHVISTEESEMMETNSTDEEKVLARPLSMRAEKRKSPLKEYIDEEGVRYVPTRARPPVTLLRHYRNPWKAAYHHFQRYSDIRVKEEKKGTLQDVANQKGVVCRAQGWKMHLCAAQLMQLTNLEHDVYSRLTTLQEGLIPKKKAGSDDDLHRINELLQGNMQRCKLVMDQITEARDTMMKVLDHKEKVMKLINKNGGAKKVNKLKRKDKV; from the exons ATGGAGATATCTGATCACACAAGCAAG CTATCAAGTGTGTCAGAAGATGAGTTCTCAACAATATCCACGACCGGGAATACCTCCTGGTATGGGACAAAACCAGACTCCTGGAGGAAACACTGCGTTGCTATCTGGTGGTCAACCAAACACG GAGGGGCAGACGATAGCAACCGTGACCCTCACCCGGACCATGGTCCTCGTGACCACCCCAACAGTGGTGGTGGAGCATCGACCTTCAGGGACGACAAGCAGGAGACAGTGGTGGTCCGGCCTTACCCCCAAGCTCAGGTCCACGGACCCCCCCAGGGTCACCCCACTACAGCAGGTCACCTGTCCCTCCAGCAGGGCATGCCTGTCACAGTGTCAGCCCCTCCGCCACACATCCCCCAGGGCCTGCCTCTGGCCTTCACTGAAGGACCCATGAAG ccAGCTCTGAAGTCTCCCATGGCCGGTCGAGTGATCGCCCCAGCACCAGCCAACACCCAGGGCCACATCACCCTGCCACCTAAGGTGCCAAGCCACGTTACTGCAACCATGGAGAGCACCGTGCCTCAGACCGCCGGCATCCCTGTAGCAACTATCAGTGGCCAACAG GGCAACCCCAGTAACCTGCACCATCACCTGATGACGACCAACGTGCAGATCATCCGCAGCCATGCCCCGCCCCTGCAGCTCGGCTCTCCTGGAGCCCCCCAGCACACTTTCACCTCCCATCTACCCAGAG GAGCTGCTGCAGCAGCTGTGATGTCCAGTTCCAAAGGACCCACCGTACTGAGACCTGCTACAGGCCCCAGTGGTGGCACTGGCCCACCTACTGTCCAGCACATCATCCACCAGCCCATCCAGTCCCGCCCTGTAGTCACAACGTCCACGGCTGTGATGCCCACAGTGGTTGCCCCATTAACGGCCACCAGGCCTCAGTCCCCAGTGGTTAGCTCAGCCACGCACTCCGCAGAGATGGTTCATGG GCGTCCAGGACTAAATATCCACCCCCCTTCAGCCACTCTGAGCATCCAGCGTCAACCCCCATCTCGGGACAACCCCACACGCATCACCCTGCCCTCCCACCCTGCCATTGGGGGTCAGAAACCCCAGCTGCCCCACACCATGGCACAGAAGCCCATATTCAGCAATGTGACTCCTGTCGCTGCTGCAACTGTTGCCCCCATATTAGCCACCAATACTGCTCCATCGCCTAGCACTACAG GCTCCGGACCCCACCCCCAAATGACCAACAGTAACATCGTCACCATGACGATGACTTCTCATTCCTCCCACGCCACAGCAGTCACCACGTCCAACATCCCCGTGG CTAAGGTGGTTCCCCAGCCGATAGCCCACACCTCGCCCAGGATCCAGCCGGAGTACCCCGGAGAGAGGGGAAACCTGATCCCCATCTCTGGTCACCGCTCCTCCCCCAACCCCATCACCATGGAGCCCCGCAATGACAACAG GCAATCGGTGCCAGTGCAGTTCCAGTACTTCCTGCCTACCTACCCTTCCTCACCGTTCCCCCTGACACACACCTACACCCCAATCACCAGCTCTGTGTCCACCATCCGACAGTACCCAG taacccctcAGGCCCCCAGCGGCACGGCCATGCAGACCCAGACGAGTGTGGGCGTGGCGTCGGCGGTGCACCTCAACCCCATGCAGCTGATGACGGTGGACCGCATCGCTCAGATCAACACGCAGAACATCCAGCCCGCCGGCATGGCCACGCAGGGCATCCAGCCAACCACCATCAGCGCCCAGGGCTTGCACGCCGCCACCGGTCAGATCACCGCACAAAACATCCAACCGGCGCCCATCAACCCACAACAGCCAGCCAATGAGAACAAGACCTCAA TTGTGTTAGCAGACGGCACCACTCTGGTAACCAACCCCAAAGGCCAGACGTTCGGCAGCAGCCAGCCGCCCACCTCTGTGGGTCAGACACACCCCCAAAACACTGGGCCTGGTGCCCCCACCCTGGTGTCCTCTCCCCGACCTAGCATCCTACGTAAGAAGCCTGCCAACGAGGG GTCTGCAGTGAGGAAGAACCTGATCCCAGAGGCCAACAGCCCCAGGATAGACGGAGGAATCAGGCATGCATCAGGGTTTCCACGCCCAGCAGG TGTGAAACACAAGCCTGATCTCCACGTGTCCCTGGCTCCCCCAGTGATGTCATCATCCATGGAGGCTCTGCCCAGCCATCAGACCAATGAACACCCGCAGCATCCCGGAGCCCCGCCCCACCAGCAACCCTCTCAGCCAATCCAGACGCTCCTTTCAGTGTCAGCACCCCCACACTCACAGCCTGGCCCCGCCCTGTCCGCCATCACTCCACCAATCTTGTCTATGGCCAACGTGGTTGTTCCGCCTACCCAGTCAGCGGCAAGTAGCACGGCAGCATGTGGAATAAGCTCCACCCTCCCTGAGATCAAGATAAAGCAGGAGGTGGAGGCCATGGATACCTCCAAACCAG gtcCCCCCATGCCCCATGGTGGTGCCCCATTGTTGCCCATGATGCCCAGTGGGGATGTGACCCCCGGGGCCTCACCCAGGAAGAAGCCCCGGAAGCAGCAGCATGTCATCTCCACGGAAGAGAGCGAGATGATGGAGACCAACAGCACGGACGAGGAGAAGGTCCTGGCCAGACCCCTCAGCATGAGGGCCGAGAAACGCAAGTCGCCCCTCAAGGAGTACATAG ATGAGGAAGGGGTGCGTTATGTCCCCACCCGTGCTCGCCCCCCGGTCACCCTCCTCCGCCACTACAGGAACCCCTGGAAGGCTGCCTATCACCACTTCCAGAGATACAGTGACATCCGGGTCAAAG AGGAGAAGAAGGGCACCCTGCAGGACGTAGCCAATCAGAAAGGGGTGGTGTGCAGAGCGCAGGGCTGGAAGATGCACCTGTGTGCTGCACAGCTCATGCAGCTG ACTAATCTGGAGCATGACGTGTACAGCCGCCTCACTACCCTCCAAGAGGGTCTGATCCCAAAGAAGAAGGCCGGGTCGGATGATGACCTGCACCGTATCAATGAGCTCttacag GGTAACATGCAGCGCTGTAAGCTGGTGATGGACCAGATCACTGAGGCTAGAGACACCATGATGAAGGTGCTGGACCACAAGGAGAAAGTCATGAAGCTAATCAACAAGAACGGTGGAGCCAAGAAAGTCAACAAGCTGAAGCGCAAGGACAAAGTCTAG
- the LOC115156812 gene encoding histone deacetylase complex subunit SAP130 isoform X1, producing MEISDHTSKLSSVSEDEFSTISTTGNTSWYGTKPDSWRKHCVAIWWSTKHGGADDSNRDPHPDHGPRDHPNSGGGASTFRDDKQETVVVRPYPQAQVHGPPQGHPTTAGHLSLQQGMPVTVSAPPPHIPQGLPLAFTEGPMKPALKSPMAGRVIAPAPANTQGHITLPPKVPSHVTATMESTVPQTAGIPVATISGQQAWRFQGNPSNLHHHLMTTNVQIIRSHAPPLQLGSPGAPQHTFTSHLPRGAAAAAVMSSSKGPTVLRPATGPSGGTGPPTVQHIIHQPIQSRPVVTTSTAVMPTVVAPLTATRPQSPVVSSATHSAEMVHGRPGLNIHPPSATLSIQRQPPSRDNPTRITLPSHPAIGGQKPQLPHTMAQKPIFSNVTPVAAATVAPILATNTAPSPSTTGSGPHPQMTNSNIVTMTMTSHSSHATAVTTSNIPVAKVVPQPIAHTSPRIQPEYPGERGNLIPISGHRSSPNPITMEPRNDNRQSVPVQFQYFLPTYPSSPFPLTHTYTPITSSVSTIRQYPVTPQAPSGTAMQTQTSVGVASAVHLNPMQLMTVDRIAQINTQNIQPAGMATQGIQPTTISAQGLHAATGQITAQNIQPAPINPQQPANENKTSIVLADGTTLVTNPKGQTFGSSQPPTSVGQTHPQNTGPGAPTLVSSPRPSILRKKPANEGSAVRKNLIPEANSPRIDGGIRHASGFPRPAGVKHKPDLHVSLAPPVMSSSMEALPSHQTNEHPQHPGAPPHQQPSQPIQTLLSVSAPPHSQPGPALSAITPPILSMANVVVPPTQSAASSTAACGISSTLPEIKIKQEVEAMDTSKPGPPMPHGGAPLLPMMPSGDVTPGASPRKKPRKQQHVISTEESEMMETNSTDEEKVLARPLSMRAEKRKSPLKEYIDEEGVRYVPTRARPPVTLLRHYRNPWKAAYHHFQRYSDIRVKEEKKGTLQDVANQKGVVCRAQGWKMHLCAAQLMQLTNLEHDVYSRLTTLQEGLIPKKKAGSDDDLHRINELLQGNMQRCKLVMDQITEARDTMMKVLDHKEKVMKLINKNGGAKKVNKLKRKDKV from the exons ATGGAGATATCTGATCACACAAGCAAG CTATCAAGTGTGTCAGAAGATGAGTTCTCAACAATATCCACGACCGGGAATACCTCCTGGTATGGGACAAAACCAGACTCCTGGAGGAAACACTGCGTTGCTATCTGGTGGTCAACCAAACACG GAGGGGCAGACGATAGCAACCGTGACCCTCACCCGGACCATGGTCCTCGTGACCACCCCAACAGTGGTGGTGGAGCATCGACCTTCAGGGACGACAAGCAGGAGACAGTGGTGGTCCGGCCTTACCCCCAAGCTCAGGTCCACGGACCCCCCCAGGGTCACCCCACTACAGCAGGTCACCTGTCCCTCCAGCAGGGCATGCCTGTCACAGTGTCAGCCCCTCCGCCACACATCCCCCAGGGCCTGCCTCTGGCCTTCACTGAAGGACCCATGAAG ccAGCTCTGAAGTCTCCCATGGCCGGTCGAGTGATCGCCCCAGCACCAGCCAACACCCAGGGCCACATCACCCTGCCACCTAAGGTGCCAAGCCACGTTACTGCAACCATGGAGAGCACCGTGCCTCAGACCGCCGGCATCCCTGTAGCAACTATCAGTGGCCAACAG GCGTGGCGTTTCCAGGGCAACCCCAGTAACCTGCACCATCACCTGATGACGACCAACGTGCAGATCATCCGCAGCCATGCCCCGCCCCTGCAGCTCGGCTCTCCTGGAGCCCCCCAGCACACTTTCACCTCCCATCTACCCAGAG GAGCTGCTGCAGCAGCTGTGATGTCCAGTTCCAAAGGACCCACCGTACTGAGACCTGCTACAGGCCCCAGTGGTGGCACTGGCCCACCTACTGTCCAGCACATCATCCACCAGCCCATCCAGTCCCGCCCTGTAGTCACAACGTCCACGGCTGTGATGCCCACAGTGGTTGCCCCATTAACGGCCACCAGGCCTCAGTCCCCAGTGGTTAGCTCAGCCACGCACTCCGCAGAGATGGTTCATGG GCGTCCAGGACTAAATATCCACCCCCCTTCAGCCACTCTGAGCATCCAGCGTCAACCCCCATCTCGGGACAACCCCACACGCATCACCCTGCCCTCCCACCCTGCCATTGGGGGTCAGAAACCCCAGCTGCCCCACACCATGGCACAGAAGCCCATATTCAGCAATGTGACTCCTGTCGCTGCTGCAACTGTTGCCCCCATATTAGCCACCAATACTGCTCCATCGCCTAGCACTACAG GCTCCGGACCCCACCCCCAAATGACCAACAGTAACATCGTCACCATGACGATGACTTCTCATTCCTCCCACGCCACAGCAGTCACCACGTCCAACATCCCCGTGG CTAAGGTGGTTCCCCAGCCGATAGCCCACACCTCGCCCAGGATCCAGCCGGAGTACCCCGGAGAGAGGGGAAACCTGATCCCCATCTCTGGTCACCGCTCCTCCCCCAACCCCATCACCATGGAGCCCCGCAATGACAACAG GCAATCGGTGCCAGTGCAGTTCCAGTACTTCCTGCCTACCTACCCTTCCTCACCGTTCCCCCTGACACACACCTACACCCCAATCACCAGCTCTGTGTCCACCATCCGACAGTACCCAG taacccctcAGGCCCCCAGCGGCACGGCCATGCAGACCCAGACGAGTGTGGGCGTGGCGTCGGCGGTGCACCTCAACCCCATGCAGCTGATGACGGTGGACCGCATCGCTCAGATCAACACGCAGAACATCCAGCCCGCCGGCATGGCCACGCAGGGCATCCAGCCAACCACCATCAGCGCCCAGGGCTTGCACGCCGCCACCGGTCAGATCACCGCACAAAACATCCAACCGGCGCCCATCAACCCACAACAGCCAGCCAATGAGAACAAGACCTCAA TTGTGTTAGCAGACGGCACCACTCTGGTAACCAACCCCAAAGGCCAGACGTTCGGCAGCAGCCAGCCGCCCACCTCTGTGGGTCAGACACACCCCCAAAACACTGGGCCTGGTGCCCCCACCCTGGTGTCCTCTCCCCGACCTAGCATCCTACGTAAGAAGCCTGCCAACGAGGG GTCTGCAGTGAGGAAGAACCTGATCCCAGAGGCCAACAGCCCCAGGATAGACGGAGGAATCAGGCATGCATCAGGGTTTCCACGCCCAGCAGG TGTGAAACACAAGCCTGATCTCCACGTGTCCCTGGCTCCCCCAGTGATGTCATCATCCATGGAGGCTCTGCCCAGCCATCAGACCAATGAACACCCGCAGCATCCCGGAGCCCCGCCCCACCAGCAACCCTCTCAGCCAATCCAGACGCTCCTTTCAGTGTCAGCACCCCCACACTCACAGCCTGGCCCCGCCCTGTCCGCCATCACTCCACCAATCTTGTCTATGGCCAACGTGGTTGTTCCGCCTACCCAGTCAGCGGCAAGTAGCACGGCAGCATGTGGAATAAGCTCCACCCTCCCTGAGATCAAGATAAAGCAGGAGGTGGAGGCCATGGATACCTCCAAACCAG gtcCCCCCATGCCCCATGGTGGTGCCCCATTGTTGCCCATGATGCCCAGTGGGGATGTGACCCCCGGGGCCTCACCCAGGAAGAAGCCCCGGAAGCAGCAGCATGTCATCTCCACGGAAGAGAGCGAGATGATGGAGACCAACAGCACGGACGAGGAGAAGGTCCTGGCCAGACCCCTCAGCATGAGGGCCGAGAAACGCAAGTCGCCCCTCAAGGAGTACATAG ATGAGGAAGGGGTGCGTTATGTCCCCACCCGTGCTCGCCCCCCGGTCACCCTCCTCCGCCACTACAGGAACCCCTGGAAGGCTGCCTATCACCACTTCCAGAGATACAGTGACATCCGGGTCAAAG AGGAGAAGAAGGGCACCCTGCAGGACGTAGCCAATCAGAAAGGGGTGGTGTGCAGAGCGCAGGGCTGGAAGATGCACCTGTGTGCTGCACAGCTCATGCAGCTG ACTAATCTGGAGCATGACGTGTACAGCCGCCTCACTACCCTCCAAGAGGGTCTGATCCCAAAGAAGAAGGCCGGGTCGGATGATGACCTGCACCGTATCAATGAGCTCttacag GGTAACATGCAGCGCTGTAAGCTGGTGATGGACCAGATCACTGAGGCTAGAGACACCATGATGAAGGTGCTGGACCACAAGGAGAAAGTCATGAAGCTAATCAACAAGAACGGTGGAGCCAAGAAAGTCAACAAGCTGAAGCGCAAGGACAAAGTCTAG
- the LOC115156812 gene encoding histone deacetylase complex subunit SAP130 isoform X3 — protein MSSQQYPRPGIPPGMGQNQTPGGNTALLSGGQPNTAGGADDSNRDPHPDHGPRDHPNSGGGASTFRDDKQETVVVRPYPQAQVHGPPQGHPTTAGHLSLQQGMPVTVSAPPPHIPQGLPLAFTEGPMKPALKSPMAGRVIAPAPANTQGHITLPPKVPSHVTATMESTVPQTAGIPVATISGQQAWRFQGNPSNLHHHLMTTNVQIIRSHAPPLQLGSPGAPQHTFTSHLPRGAAAAAVMSSSKGPTVLRPATGPSGGTGPPTVQHIIHQPIQSRPVVTTSTAVMPTVVAPLTATRPQSPVVSSATHSAEMVHGRPGLNIHPPSATLSIQRQPPSRDNPTRITLPSHPAIGGQKPQLPHTMAQKPIFSNVTPVAAATVAPILATNTAPSPSTTGSGPHPQMTNSNIVTMTMTSHSSHATAVTTSNIPVAKVVPQPIAHTSPRIQPEYPGERGNLIPISGHRSSPNPITMEPRNDNRQSVPVQFQYFLPTYPSSPFPLTHTYTPITSSVSTIRQYPVTPQAPSGTAMQTQTSVGVASAVHLNPMQLMTVDRIAQINTQNIQPAGMATQGIQPTTISAQGLHAATGQITAQNIQPAPINPQQPANENKTSIVLADGTTLVTNPKGQTFGSSQPPTSVGQTHPQNTGPGAPTLVSSPRPSILRKKPANEGSAVRKNLIPEANSPRIDGGIRHASGFPRPAGVKHKPDLHVSLAPPVMSSSMEALPSHQTNEHPQHPGAPPHQQPSQPIQTLLSVSAPPHSQPGPALSAITPPILSMANVVVPPTQSAASSTAACGISSTLPEIKIKQEVEAMDTSKPGPPMPHGGAPLLPMMPSGDVTPGASPRKKPRKQQHVISTEESEMMETNSTDEEKVLARPLSMRAEKRKSPLKEYIDEEGVRYVPTRARPPVTLLRHYRNPWKAAYHHFQRYSDIRVKEEKKGTLQDVANQKGVVCRAQGWKMHLCAAQLMQLTNLEHDVYSRLTTLQEGLIPKKKAGSDDDLHRINELLQGNMQRCKLVMDQITEARDTMMKVLDHKEKVMKLINKNGGAKKVNKLKRKDKV, from the exons ATGAGTTCTCAACAATATCCACGACCGGGAATACCTCCTGGTATGGGACAAAACCAGACTCCTGGAGGAAACACTGCGTTGCTATCTGGTGGTCAACCAAACACGGCAG GAGGGGCAGACGATAGCAACCGTGACCCTCACCCGGACCATGGTCCTCGTGACCACCCCAACAGTGGTGGTGGAGCATCGACCTTCAGGGACGACAAGCAGGAGACAGTGGTGGTCCGGCCTTACCCCCAAGCTCAGGTCCACGGACCCCCCCAGGGTCACCCCACTACAGCAGGTCACCTGTCCCTCCAGCAGGGCATGCCTGTCACAGTGTCAGCCCCTCCGCCACACATCCCCCAGGGCCTGCCTCTGGCCTTCACTGAAGGACCCATGAAG ccAGCTCTGAAGTCTCCCATGGCCGGTCGAGTGATCGCCCCAGCACCAGCCAACACCCAGGGCCACATCACCCTGCCACCTAAGGTGCCAAGCCACGTTACTGCAACCATGGAGAGCACCGTGCCTCAGACCGCCGGCATCCCTGTAGCAACTATCAGTGGCCAACAG GCGTGGCGTTTCCAGGGCAACCCCAGTAACCTGCACCATCACCTGATGACGACCAACGTGCAGATCATCCGCAGCCATGCCCCGCCCCTGCAGCTCGGCTCTCCTGGAGCCCCCCAGCACACTTTCACCTCCCATCTACCCAGAG GAGCTGCTGCAGCAGCTGTGATGTCCAGTTCCAAAGGACCCACCGTACTGAGACCTGCTACAGGCCCCAGTGGTGGCACTGGCCCACCTACTGTCCAGCACATCATCCACCAGCCCATCCAGTCCCGCCCTGTAGTCACAACGTCCACGGCTGTGATGCCCACAGTGGTTGCCCCATTAACGGCCACCAGGCCTCAGTCCCCAGTGGTTAGCTCAGCCACGCACTCCGCAGAGATGGTTCATGG GCGTCCAGGACTAAATATCCACCCCCCTTCAGCCACTCTGAGCATCCAGCGTCAACCCCCATCTCGGGACAACCCCACACGCATCACCCTGCCCTCCCACCCTGCCATTGGGGGTCAGAAACCCCAGCTGCCCCACACCATGGCACAGAAGCCCATATTCAGCAATGTGACTCCTGTCGCTGCTGCAACTGTTGCCCCCATATTAGCCACCAATACTGCTCCATCGCCTAGCACTACAG GCTCCGGACCCCACCCCCAAATGACCAACAGTAACATCGTCACCATGACGATGACTTCTCATTCCTCCCACGCCACAGCAGTCACCACGTCCAACATCCCCGTGG CTAAGGTGGTTCCCCAGCCGATAGCCCACACCTCGCCCAGGATCCAGCCGGAGTACCCCGGAGAGAGGGGAAACCTGATCCCCATCTCTGGTCACCGCTCCTCCCCCAACCCCATCACCATGGAGCCCCGCAATGACAACAG GCAATCGGTGCCAGTGCAGTTCCAGTACTTCCTGCCTACCTACCCTTCCTCACCGTTCCCCCTGACACACACCTACACCCCAATCACCAGCTCTGTGTCCACCATCCGACAGTACCCAG taacccctcAGGCCCCCAGCGGCACGGCCATGCAGACCCAGACGAGTGTGGGCGTGGCGTCGGCGGTGCACCTCAACCCCATGCAGCTGATGACGGTGGACCGCATCGCTCAGATCAACACGCAGAACATCCAGCCCGCCGGCATGGCCACGCAGGGCATCCAGCCAACCACCATCAGCGCCCAGGGCTTGCACGCCGCCACCGGTCAGATCACCGCACAAAACATCCAACCGGCGCCCATCAACCCACAACAGCCAGCCAATGAGAACAAGACCTCAA TTGTGTTAGCAGACGGCACCACTCTGGTAACCAACCCCAAAGGCCAGACGTTCGGCAGCAGCCAGCCGCCCACCTCTGTGGGTCAGACACACCCCCAAAACACTGGGCCTGGTGCCCCCACCCTGGTGTCCTCTCCCCGACCTAGCATCCTACGTAAGAAGCCTGCCAACGAGGG GTCTGCAGTGAGGAAGAACCTGATCCCAGAGGCCAACAGCCCCAGGATAGACGGAGGAATCAGGCATGCATCAGGGTTTCCACGCCCAGCAGG TGTGAAACACAAGCCTGATCTCCACGTGTCCCTGGCTCCCCCAGTGATGTCATCATCCATGGAGGCTCTGCCCAGCCATCAGACCAATGAACACCCGCAGCATCCCGGAGCCCCGCCCCACCAGCAACCCTCTCAGCCAATCCAGACGCTCCTTTCAGTGTCAGCACCCCCACACTCACAGCCTGGCCCCGCCCTGTCCGCCATCACTCCACCAATCTTGTCTATGGCCAACGTGGTTGTTCCGCCTACCCAGTCAGCGGCAAGTAGCACGGCAGCATGTGGAATAAGCTCCACCCTCCCTGAGATCAAGATAAAGCAGGAGGTGGAGGCCATGGATACCTCCAAACCAG gtcCCCCCATGCCCCATGGTGGTGCCCCATTGTTGCCCATGATGCCCAGTGGGGATGTGACCCCCGGGGCCTCACCCAGGAAGAAGCCCCGGAAGCAGCAGCATGTCATCTCCACGGAAGAGAGCGAGATGATGGAGACCAACAGCACGGACGAGGAGAAGGTCCTGGCCAGACCCCTCAGCATGAGGGCCGAGAAACGCAAGTCGCCCCTCAAGGAGTACATAG ATGAGGAAGGGGTGCGTTATGTCCCCACCCGTGCTCGCCCCCCGGTCACCCTCCTCCGCCACTACAGGAACCCCTGGAAGGCTGCCTATCACCACTTCCAGAGATACAGTGACATCCGGGTCAAAG AGGAGAAGAAGGGCACCCTGCAGGACGTAGCCAATCAGAAAGGGGTGGTGTGCAGAGCGCAGGGCTGGAAGATGCACCTGTGTGCTGCACAGCTCATGCAGCTG ACTAATCTGGAGCATGACGTGTACAGCCGCCTCACTACCCTCCAAGAGGGTCTGATCCCAAAGAAGAAGGCCGGGTCGGATGATGACCTGCACCGTATCAATGAGCTCttacag GGTAACATGCAGCGCTGTAAGCTGGTGATGGACCAGATCACTGAGGCTAGAGACACCATGATGAAGGTGCTGGACCACAAGGAGAAAGTCATGAAGCTAATCAACAAGAACGGTGGAGCCAAGAAAGTCAACAAGCTGAAGCGCAAGGACAAAGTCTAG